One Acetobacterium sp. KB-1 DNA segment encodes these proteins:
- the istA gene encoding IS21 family transposase produces MDQIHDIRNRFYEKGENISQIAEALHLDWRTVRKYIDQTDFNSPPPKPALEKQFCPKLDPYKEMIDSWLIEDKSAPRKQRHTAKRVFHRLLAEIPGFDCSYRTVASYYAVKHREIFKQNKQAYLPLVHQPGEAQVDFGTAEFYENGQKLTGKYLEVSFPYSNKGYLQLFYGENMECLLEGLDAIFRHIGCVPRELWFDNTKVIVTEIIRGGGRKLTDKFERFREHYHFKAVFMNPGAGHEKGNVENKVGYQRRNFMVPVPRFLSLSDYNRQLLTECEKDARRNHYRYDETIEERFQADLTACHKLPGIAFDLTGHQTLKADNWARIYLNKRQHAYSVAPKYAQCPVHLVLTSALVIIQDENFREIVRHRRLYGDTKQEQMDWLPYLKQLSLRPRALKYTGIYELMPETMQTYLATCSGSEVGQILKVLSELTSRTGFDSAVNTVNHAIAHQARDADSLESLYRRLYSDVPELPAMTLAPGIPKMIPMQPNLTAYDILLQGKGADGYARQRNL; encoded by the coding sequence ATGGATCAGATACATGATATCAGAAATCGTTTTTATGAGAAAGGGGAAAATATTTCCCAGATTGCGGAAGCGTTGCACCTGGATTGGCGAACGGTACGCAAATACATTGATCAGACTGATTTTAACAGCCCGCCGCCAAAGCCGGCGTTGGAGAAACAATTCTGTCCCAAACTGGATCCCTACAAGGAGATGATCGATTCCTGGCTGATTGAGGACAAATCAGCCCCACGCAAACAGCGCCATACAGCTAAACGGGTATTTCATCGCCTGCTGGCCGAAATTCCCGGTTTTGACTGCTCCTATCGGACGGTCGCCAGCTATTACGCAGTGAAACACCGGGAAATATTCAAGCAGAATAAACAGGCCTATCTGCCACTGGTACATCAACCCGGAGAAGCGCAGGTTGATTTTGGTACAGCTGAGTTTTATGAAAATGGCCAAAAACTGACTGGAAAATACCTGGAGGTCTCTTTTCCATACAGCAATAAAGGCTATCTGCAGCTGTTCTACGGGGAAAATATGGAATGCCTGCTGGAAGGGCTGGATGCCATATTCCGCCACATTGGCTGTGTGCCAAGGGAACTCTGGTTTGATAACACGAAAGTCATTGTTACCGAGATTATCCGTGGTGGCGGGCGAAAACTGACTGACAAATTCGAACGGTTCCGGGAGCATTACCATTTTAAAGCCGTCTTCATGAATCCCGGGGCCGGCCATGAAAAAGGAAACGTCGAAAACAAGGTCGGCTATCAGCGTCGCAACTTCATGGTACCGGTTCCCCGCTTTCTGTCGCTGTCGGATTATAACCGGCAGTTGCTGACAGAGTGTGAGAAAGATGCCCGGCGGAACCATTATCGCTACGATGAAACCATCGAGGAGCGGTTTCAGGCTGATCTGACGGCCTGCCACAAACTGCCCGGAATTGCGTTTGACCTCACCGGTCATCAAACCCTCAAAGCCGACAACTGGGCCAGGATTTATCTGAACAAACGACAGCATGCTTATTCGGTGGCTCCAAAGTACGCCCAGTGCCCGGTTCATCTGGTTTTAACTTCAGCGCTGGTGATTATTCAAGATGAAAACTTTCGTGAAATTGTTCGCCACCGGCGTCTTTACGGAGATACCAAACAAGAGCAGATGGACTGGCTGCCCTATCTGAAACAATTATCCCTGCGACCCCGAGCCCTGAAATATACTGGGATCTATGAGCTGATGCCGGAAACCATGCAAACCTATCTGGCCACCTGTTCAGGCAGCGAAGTTGGACAGATCCTCAAGGTTCTTTCCGAGTTGACCAGTCGCACCGGTTTTGACAGTGCCGTAAATACCGTTAACCATGCAATTGCTCATCAGGCGCGAGATGCCGATAGTCTGGAGAGTCTTTACCGGCGGTTGTATTCGGATGTACCTGAGCTGCCTGCAATGACCCTTGCTCCGGGCATTCCCAAAATGATCCCGATGCAGCCCAATCTGACGGCCTATGATATCTTGCTTCAGGGAAAGGGGGCTGACGGATATGCTCGACAAAGAAATCTTTGA
- the istB gene encoding IS21-like element helper ATPase IstB, with protein MLDKEIFECCRKLRLSRNLAELAQTTEGSSHQEYLHQLLSDELHYRELTRTQKLVTSAGFYGIHTFEGYRFDEITLPSDLTPEGLKSLAFIHEKKNLILYGGTGTGKTMLSTALGVAACRQGIPVKFFRTAALVNKLSEAKVAGTLTAFLKKLNKAEVIILDEYGYVPLDRTGAQLLFEIISDCYERRSIILNTNLEFSRWVNVLYDEQMTAAMLDRLLHHCHLLMFPGPSNRMRESSINELYRSISDNQLKK; from the coding sequence ATGCTCGACAAAGAAATCTTTGAATGCTGCCGGAAACTGCGTCTGAGTCGCAATCTGGCCGAGTTGGCGCAAACCACCGAAGGCAGCAGTCACCAGGAATATCTGCATCAGTTGCTTAGTGATGAACTCCATTACCGGGAACTCACCCGCACCCAAAAGTTGGTTACCAGCGCCGGTTTCTATGGGATTCACACCTTTGAAGGATATCGCTTTGATGAAATCACCCTGCCTTCGGATCTGACTCCAGAAGGCCTGAAATCCCTGGCCTTTATCCACGAAAAGAAGAATCTGATTCTCTATGGTGGCACCGGAACCGGCAAAACTATGCTATCAACCGCACTCGGCGTTGCCGCCTGTCGACAGGGAATCCCGGTTAAATTCTTTCGAACGGCCGCCCTGGTGAATAAACTGTCGGAAGCCAAAGTAGCCGGTACCCTGACCGCTTTTCTGAAAAAACTGAATAAAGCCGAAGTGATTATTCTGGATGAATATGGTTATGTCCCACTGGACCGAACGGGAGCACAGCTCCTGTTCGAAATCATATCCGATTGTTATGAACGTCGGTCTATCATTCTTAATACCAACCTTGAATTTTCCCGATGGGTCAATGTGCTCTATGATGAACAGATGACGGCTGCCATGCTGGATCGGCTCCTTCATCACTGCCACCTGCTCATGTTTCCGGGACCCAGTAACCGGATGCGGGAATCCAGCATCAATGAATTATATCGCTCAATATCGGACAATCAATTGAAAAAATAA
- a CDS encoding sensor histidine kinase, with amino-acid sequence MELSTYEVVYLIANIFGTYIVYKFMHVFFETKEANHKIELLSYVGYYIFIALVYLTINIPAIMIISNILAFLGLSLNYKVGIKKRLLSVFLIYLIVMCVELIVGLLSGYFNFPLMSTNNYSSEYGLIIVQIILYFVVRVFNNYKNIRLGETIPLANWIAIILIPISSLYIILTLFQAIGLSWKQVLIGVVLILLVNFTIFYLYDVISAFMVDKMDKIMVDQQNKYYQKQFELMESSLKTTKAMRHDLRNHLAVIYALVEKGERDAALKHLTKMTDVYDDKKQYACTENIDIDSILNFKIQEAAQQNIKIALDLSIPEKMSIASFDLAIILGNLLDNAIEAVAEMEKERQIKTNINYDKGRLIILVENPYLGERVKVGNRYLTTNKEPSQHGLGLENVKSVLQKYDGTMDITQRSNIFSVSLLLFV; translated from the coding sequence ATGGAGCTAAGTACCTATGAAGTGGTATATCTGATAGCTAATATTTTTGGAACATATATCGTTTATAAATTTATGCATGTATTCTTTGAGACCAAAGAAGCCAATCATAAGATAGAACTCTTATCCTATGTGGGATATTACATATTTATTGCGCTGGTATATTTGACGATTAATATACCGGCAATTATGATAATCAGTAATATTCTTGCTTTTTTAGGTCTGTCATTAAACTATAAAGTAGGAATTAAAAAACGGCTTCTATCAGTATTTTTGATTTATTTGATTGTAATGTGTGTCGAACTGATTGTTGGATTGCTTTCAGGATATTTTAATTTTCCTTTGATGTCCACTAACAATTATTCCTCAGAATATGGGCTGATTATAGTTCAAATCATATTGTATTTTGTCGTTCGAGTTTTCAATAATTACAAAAATATCAGACTAGGAGAAACAATCCCGCTGGCCAATTGGATCGCAATTATTTTGATCCCGATTTCATCCTTATATATCATTTTAACCTTATTTCAAGCAATAGGTTTGTCCTGGAAGCAAGTTCTAATCGGAGTAGTATTGATACTACTTGTCAATTTCACAATCTTTTATTTGTATGATGTCATTTCAGCTTTCATGGTCGATAAAATGGATAAAATCATGGTTGATCAGCAAAATAAATACTACCAAAAACAATTCGAACTAATGGAGTCATCATTAAAAACAACGAAAGCAATGCGGCATGATCTGCGAAATCACTTAGCGGTTATCTATGCATTGGTTGAAAAAGGGGAAAGAGACGCTGCTTTAAAACATCTAACAAAGATGACTGATGTTTATGACGATAAGAAACAATACGCGTGTACCGAAAACATTGATATTGACAGTATTTTGAATTTTAAAATTCAGGAAGCAGCGCAACAAAATATAAAAATAGCGCTTGATCTGAGTATTCCCGAAAAAATGAGTATTGCATCATTTGATTTGGCGATAATTTTAGGAAACCTGCTGGATAACGCCATTGAGGCCGTTGCTGAGATGGAAAAAGAAAGACAGATAAAAACAAACATAAACTATGACAAAGGGCGTTTAATTATTCTGGTGGAGAATCCATATCTGGGTGAACGTGTAAAAGTCGGCAATCGATATCTTACAACCAATAAAGAGCCAAGCCAACATGGTTTAGGCCTGGAAAATGTAAAAAGTGTTTTACAAAAATACGATGGGACGATGGATATTACCCAGCGGAGTAATATCTTTTCGGTTTCCCTGCTGTTGTTTGTATAG
- a CDS encoding ABC transporter ATP-binding protein, whose product MSENGYFANMQSKKKYRKKTSKETVVETVAIDHLNFTIESGSFISIMGKSGCGKTTLLKLIGGLDTPTEGEIFYKGKSLTKLSHDQLAQYRREQIGFVFQDYNLMDSLTIKENIMLPMLLDHKKLKEIEESVLYYAQRFGIRKHLNKYPGELSGGEQQRASICRALSNNPKLILADEPTGNLDSQSSKEVVRCLKEMNQELRKTVILVTHDPYIASFADEVILLKDGLIEERLVNHMEKEKFFKILIEHLNAF is encoded by the coding sequence TTGAGTGAAAATGGATATTTTGCAAATATGCAGTCTAAAAAAAAATACCGGAAAAAAACATCAAAAGAGACAGTGGTCGAAACGGTGGCGATTGATCATCTGAACTTTACGATTGAAAGTGGTTCATTTATTAGTATTATGGGAAAATCGGGTTGTGGAAAAACAACTTTGTTAAAATTAATTGGTGGTCTCGATACGCCAACCGAAGGCGAAATATTTTACAAGGGAAAATCATTGACGAAATTAAGTCATGATCAGCTGGCTCAGTATCGCCGTGAACAAATTGGATTTGTTTTTCAGGACTATAATTTGATGGATAGTCTGACAATAAAAGAAAATATAATGCTGCCAATGTTATTGGATCATAAAAAGCTGAAAGAAATTGAAGAAAGTGTGCTGTATTATGCCCAGCGCTTTGGAATCAGAAAACATTTGAATAAATACCCGGGGGAATTATCAGGAGGAGAACAGCAGCGGGCCTCCATTTGTCGCGCTTTATCAAATAACCCGAAGTTAATTCTGGCTGATGAACCAACCGGAAATCTGGACTCGCAATCATCAAAAGAAGTGGTGAGGTGTCTAAAAGAAATGAATCAGGAATTGCGAAAAACAGTAATTTTGGTTACCCATGATCCCTATATCGCCAGCTTTGCGGATGAGGTAATTTTATTAAAAGATGGTCTGATTGAAGAAAGACTTGTTAATCACATGGAAAAAGAGAAATTCTTTAAAATTCTGATTGAACACCTTAACGCATTTTAA
- a CDS encoding DUF3267 domain-containing protein — MRFLFEKFPENNDFDPENEGYHAINEPSFLKLCVMAIPVIFISMFIIGLMLKIRLGADYHLSMIDSFQDILILLALVPIHEMLHVIVFPDKISSTDIFIGTYRGAIYVEYLQDIKKERFLLGLILPIIVLTVIPVLIILSTNVNYILLSKIALMNMVLSSMDVLSFYGILRKIPANAKVRNKDSRSFWKF, encoded by the coding sequence GTGAGATTCTTATTTGAAAAATTCCCGGAAAATAATGATTTTGATCCTGAGAATGAGGGTTATCATGCTATTAACGAGCCGAGCTTTTTAAAACTTTGCGTGATGGCAATTCCAGTTATTTTCATTTCCATGTTTATCATTGGACTAATGTTAAAGATCCGACTGGGAGCGGATTATCATTTGAGTATGATTGATAGTTTTCAAGATATTTTGATTTTATTAGCCTTAGTACCCATTCATGAAATGCTGCATGTGATAGTTTTTCCGGATAAAATTTCATCAACGGATATTTTTATTGGTACGTATAGAGGCGCAATTTATGTTGAATATTTACAGGATATAAAAAAAGAAAGGTTTTTGTTGGGATTGATATTGCCGATCATTGTTTTGACGGTTATACCCGTTTTAATTATATTGTCAACAAATGTAAATTATATTCTTTTGTCGAAAATTGCCCTGATGAATATGGTTCTATCGAGCATGGATGTCCTGTCATTTTATGGGATTTTAAGAAAAATTCCGGCGAATGCGAAAGTTAGGAATAAAGACTCTCGTTCATTCTGGAAATTTTAA
- a CDS encoding U32 family peptidase has translation MKKPELLAPAGNFEKLRYALHYGADAVYCAGKKFGLRAKADNFDQTALAEAVKYVHERDKKIYVTLNMIPHNADLDGLPEYVSELKDLGIDGVIVADPGVFSVVQEVAPDLKISVSTQANNTNWRSVAFWHAQGARRIVLARELGLIEIQEIREKVAPEMEIEIFVHGAMCISYSGRCLLSHYMTGRNSNQGDCAHPCRWKYHLIEETRPDEAFTIEEDATGSFIFNSKDLCLIDEIPALMASGVDSFKIEGRMKSLYYVATVVSAYRSAIDYAYDNPAVKKLDKGYYDELTKVSHRNYTKGFYSGKTTSEDQNYGTSSYTRHYDFVGLVLEYDENTGMALIEQRNKVVLGDEIEIMIPGDGFVTQAIKVMTDVSGQAIESAPHPKMHYYLQMCTPVKPMDIIRKRD, from the coding sequence ATGAAAAAACCGGAACTTTTGGCACCGGCAGGAAATTTTGAAAAACTAAGGTATGCCCTTCATTATGGGGCTGATGCGGTCTATTGTGCCGGTAAGAAATTTGGGCTCAGAGCAAAGGCCGATAATTTTGATCAGACCGCTCTGGCCGAGGCGGTTAAGTATGTCCATGAACGCGATAAAAAGATTTACGTCACACTCAATATGATTCCCCACAATGCAGATTTAGACGGTCTGCCTGAATATGTAAGCGAACTAAAAGACCTGGGAATTGACGGTGTGATTGTAGCCGATCCCGGGGTTTTTTCTGTCGTCCAGGAAGTAGCTCCTGACTTAAAAATATCCGTCAGTACTCAGGCCAATAATACCAATTGGCGCAGTGTGGCATTCTGGCATGCCCAGGGTGCCAGGCGGATTGTACTGGCCCGGGAACTGGGACTTATTGAAATTCAGGAGATCCGGGAAAAAGTGGCTCCGGAAATGGAGATTGAGATCTTTGTTCACGGTGCCATGTGCATTTCCTATTCGGGACGATGTCTGTTAAGCCATTATATGACCGGTCGAAATTCAAATCAGGGAGATTGCGCCCATCCTTGCCGGTGGAAGTATCACCTGATTGAAGAAACCCGGCCCGATGAAGCCTTTACCATTGAAGAGGATGCCACCGGTTCCTTTATTTTTAACTCCAAGGATCTTTGCCTGATCGATGAAATTCCCGCCTTGATGGCATCAGGAGTAGACAGCTTTAAAATTGAAGGTCGGATGAAAAGCCTCTATTATGTGGCCACCGTGGTATCCGCTTATCGCAGTGCCATTGATTATGCCTATGATAATCCCGCGGTAAAAAAGCTTGATAAGGGCTATTATGATGAACTGACAAAGGTCAGTCACCGCAATTACACCAAAGGGTTTTATAGCGGCAAAACAACATCAGAGGATCAAAATTACGGCACCAGCAGTTATACCCGGCATTATGACTTTGTCGGTCTGGTTCTGGAATACGACGAGAATACCGGGATGGCTTTAATTGAGCAGCGTAACAAGGTTGTATTAGGTGATGAGATCGAGATCATGATTCCGGGAGACGGGTTCGTTACGCAAGCGATTAAGGTAATGACGGACGTATCCGGTCAGGCAATCGAGTCGGCACCGCATCCCAAAATGCATTACTATTTACAAATGTGTACACCGGTTAAACCGATGGATATCATCAGAAAACGGGATTAG
- a CDS encoding cyclic lactone autoinducer peptide: MKNLSLKCYRVIAAMALMVTTLNVNTACFFIMHQPKLPEGADKLRKF, translated from the coding sequence TTGAAAAATCTATCATTAAAGTGCTATCGGGTTATTGCGGCTATGGCGTTGATGGTAACAACGTTAAACGTTAATACGGCTTGTTTTTTTATTATGCACCAGCCCAAATTACCTGAGGGTGCAGATAAACTCAGGAAGTTCTAA
- a CDS encoding LytTR family DNA-binding domain-containing protein: protein MFRIGICDDQRAICSQMEGIILDHRNMFAEEVEIDVFYSGERLAEFIKHEHDFDLIFLDIEMEGLNGLDLGRKIREEMDNQTMQIVYVSGKENYYKDLFEVRPMHFLSKPIEPAILIKDINLAMKLSGCLGGVFCYRKGAVTYKIPIKDILYFQSVNREIKITTTTGEDLFYGKLRDVTPQLEGDQFMKIHKSYLVNYEHVVKFKYDEVRMSNSDCLPISQLKRKEIRGLQMRYELERLE from the coding sequence ATGTTTAGAATAGGAATTTGCGATGATCAAAGAGCCATCTGTTCTCAAATGGAAGGGATTATTTTGGACCATCGAAATATGTTTGCGGAGGAAGTCGAAATCGATGTGTTTTATTCCGGTGAAAGACTGGCAGAGTTTATAAAACATGAACATGATTTCGATTTGATTTTTCTGGACATCGAAATGGAAGGGCTAAACGGCCTTGATTTAGGCCGGAAAATTCGTGAAGAGATGGATAATCAAACGATGCAGATTGTCTATGTGTCTGGGAAAGAAAATTATTATAAGGATCTTTTTGAGGTGCGACCCATGCATTTTCTTTCAAAGCCCATTGAACCAGCAATACTGATAAAAGACATTAACCTGGCAATGAAATTAAGCGGCTGCCTAGGTGGCGTTTTCTGTTATCGAAAGGGAGCCGTAACATATAAGATTCCCATCAAAGACATTCTCTACTTTCAAAGCGTGAATCGGGAGATTAAGATTACCACGACAACAGGGGAAGATTTGTTTTATGGGAAGCTACGAGATGTCACCCCCCAGCTAGAAGGTGATCAATTCATGAAAATTCATAAATCCTATCTAGTTAACTATGAGCATGTAGTAAAATTCAAGTATGACGAGGTCAGGATGTCCAATTCGGACTGTCTGCCAATTAGTCAGCTAAAGCGGAAAGAAATCAGGGGTTTGCAAATGCGATATGAACTCGAAAGGTTGGAATAA
- a CDS encoding exonuclease SbcCD subunit D has product MRILHTADWHLGKNIEGHSRMDEQACFLADFVKIVREEKIDLLIIAGDVYDSYNPPARAEELFYETLKQLSDGGKRLILVIAGNHDNPQRLEAPGPLARDHGILMAGVPKTIIPTGVYGKHQVVESGEGYVEIEINGERAVILLLPYPSEKRLNEVLYDLTTADDENQKSYSDRIRTYFSQLESHFRDDTINLVTTHIFAMGSEEAGSERTIQLGGTYIVDGQCFPEKAHYIALGHIHKPQVIPGTNGRGRYAGSPIHFNRREIAYGKKCMVVEIVVAEGVTVKNEIREIELKVYKPIEVWKCENVDDAIARCKANGERSCWVYLEIETDHYIREDEIKKMKAYKDDILEVIPRLTTLETEASLEALTEKSFGDVFKEFYRRERGTEADDEVLKLLLSLVAEEDKQ; this is encoded by the coding sequence ATGAGAATATTACATACCGCCGATTGGCATTTAGGAAAAAATATTGAAGGTCACAGCCGGATGGATGAGCAGGCCTGCTTTCTGGCGGACTTTGTTAAAATAGTCAGGGAAGAAAAAATAGATCTACTGATCATTGCTGGAGATGTTTATGATAGCTATAACCCACCGGCCAGAGCTGAGGAATTGTTTTATGAGACCCTAAAGCAATTATCCGACGGTGGGAAACGGCTGATTCTGGTGATTGCCGGCAATCACGACAATCCCCAGCGCCTTGAAGCGCCGGGACCGCTGGCCCGGGATCACGGTATTCTGATGGCCGGGGTGCCAAAGACCATCATTCCAACCGGGGTGTATGGCAAACATCAGGTGGTGGAATCCGGGGAAGGTTATGTGGAGATTGAAATCAACGGCGAACGGGCTGTGATACTGCTGCTGCCTTATCCCAGTGAGAAACGGCTCAATGAGGTTTTATATGATCTGACCACCGCCGACGATGAAAATCAAAAATCCTACAGTGACCGGATCCGAACCTATTTTTCGCAATTGGAGTCTCATTTCAGAGACGATACCATTAATCTGGTGACCACCCATATCTTTGCCATGGGCAGCGAGGAAGCCGGATCAGAGCGGACTATTCAGCTTGGTGGCACCTATATTGTCGATGGCCAGTGCTTTCCCGAAAAAGCCCATTACATCGCCTTGGGACATATTCATAAACCGCAGGTGATTCCCGGCACCAATGGCCGGGGACGCTATGCCGGTTCACCGATTCATTTTAACCGCCGGGAAATCGCCTATGGAAAAAAATGCATGGTGGTGGAAATTGTCGTTGCAGAGGGCGTTACCGTTAAAAATGAGATCCGCGAAATTGAACTAAAAGTTTATAAGCCTATCGAGGTCTGGAAATGCGAGAATGTCGATGATGCCATTGCCAGATGCAAAGCTAATGGGGAGCGATCCTGTTGGGTTTATCTGGAAATTGAGACCGATCACTATATCCGGGAAGATGAAATCAAAAAGATGAAAGCATATAAGGATGATATTCTGGAGGTGATCCCCCGGCTGACCACCTTAGAAACCGAGGCCAGCCTGGAAGCGCTGACAGAAAAGTCCTTTGGGGATGTGTTTAAAGAATTTTACCGCCGTGAAAGGGGCACTGAAGCCGATGATGAGGTTCTAAAACTGCTGCTTTCACTGGTTGCTGAGGAGGATAAACAATGA
- a CDS encoding accessory gene regulator B family protein → MRIAITERITDILVSHEIIIEENRNLYTYGLQQGLLMILNIATILGIGIVLNMVWESIIFLLTYVPLRGIADSAIDKYKR, encoded by the coding sequence ATGAGAATCGCAATAACTGAGAGAATTACAGATATCCTTGTAAGCCATGAAATTATTATAGAGGAGAACAGAAATTTGTATACCTATGGATTACAGCAAGGACTGTTGATGATCCTCAACATTGCTACGATTCTGGGAATCGGGATTGTGTTAAATATGGTTTGGGAAAGTATTATTTTCCTCTTAACATATGTTCCACTTCGGGGAATAGCGGATAGCGCTATAGATAAATATAAACGTTAG